A single region of the Streptomyces sp. NBC_01381 genome encodes:
- the eccD gene encoding type VII secretion integral membrane protein EccD produces MSMTASATATGSGRPGQGTPSGPPSGTGTGFGFCRVTIVAPDSRIDVALPDDIPVADIYPEILRLSRQSPAEGAPVGYHLVRRDGAVLDSARSFAAQRILDGELLTLRPFSESLPPAVFDDVSEAVASAVMRDRTLWNGDLTRAAGLIGGAVLPALIAFVAWTAEPRHDMHSLPGILAAVAGLLLLTLACVRARIYDDRASAVALGLGALPNVAVAGSGLLPLTEGQGIGRLQFLLACTAVLIASVILTLVSPRGDGPFVAFVFASAVGLLTVFIATLSNLDPIETAALCAPLAVGALAFLPGLSMRFARLPIGFESPHAARSEYGAEPEPQQPIDAERIAAQARRGHELLVGLVGGCSLVSIGAAAVLGFSDDVWGQLLAFATGVAMLMRAQLFRYTAQVAATLAAGLGALVLLGLGLCLNPPRELMRDALLGDSAALNVRTLWLIAAIAAASALVTAVGLITSRRRVTPFWGRFTEIAEGFVLLTLVPLALAVFDVYATARAMTGR; encoded by the coding sequence GTGAGCATGACGGCCTCCGCGACGGCCACCGGATCGGGCCGACCCGGCCAGGGAACCCCTTCGGGACCCCCGTCCGGGACCGGCACGGGATTCGGCTTCTGCCGGGTCACCATCGTCGCGCCCGACAGCCGGATCGACGTGGCGCTGCCCGACGACATCCCGGTCGCCGACATCTATCCGGAGATCCTGCGTCTCTCCCGGCAGAGCCCCGCCGAAGGCGCCCCCGTCGGCTACCACCTCGTACGCCGTGACGGCGCCGTGCTCGACAGCGCCCGCTCCTTCGCGGCGCAGCGCATCCTCGACGGTGAACTCCTCACCCTGCGTCCGTTCTCGGAATCGCTGCCGCCCGCCGTCTTCGACGATGTGTCCGAGGCCGTCGCCTCCGCGGTGATGCGGGATCGCACGCTGTGGAACGGCGACCTGACGCGGGCGGCGGGGCTCATCGGCGGCGCTGTCCTGCCCGCCCTCATCGCCTTCGTGGCCTGGACGGCAGAGCCCCGCCACGACATGCACAGCCTTCCGGGCATCCTTGCCGCCGTCGCGGGTCTGCTGCTGCTCACCCTCGCCTGCGTACGTGCGCGGATCTACGACGACCGGGCCTCGGCCGTTGCACTCGGCCTCGGCGCTCTGCCGAACGTAGCTGTGGCCGGCTCCGGGTTGCTGCCCCTGACCGAGGGCCAGGGCATCGGCAGGCTCCAGTTCCTGCTTGCCTGCACAGCCGTGCTCATCGCCTCGGTGATCCTCACTCTGGTGTCGCCGCGCGGGGACGGCCCGTTCGTCGCCTTCGTCTTCGCCTCCGCCGTCGGCCTGCTCACGGTGTTCATCGCGACGCTCAGCAACCTGGACCCGATCGAAACCGCGGCGCTCTGCGCCCCGCTGGCTGTGGGGGCTCTGGCCTTCCTGCCGGGTCTTTCCATGCGGTTCGCCCGGCTCCCCATCGGTTTCGAGTCCCCGCACGCCGCGCGCAGCGAGTACGGCGCGGAGCCCGAGCCGCAGCAACCGATCGACGCCGAACGCATCGCCGCCCAGGCCCGCCGCGGTCACGAACTGCTGGTCGGCCTGGTGGGCGGCTGCTCCCTGGTGTCCATCGGGGCCGCGGCGGTACTCGGCTTCTCCGACGACGTATGGGGGCAGCTGCTTGCCTTCGCCACCGGCGTCGCGATGCTGATGCGCGCCCAGCTCTTCCGCTACACCGCCCAGGTAGCCGCCACGCTGGCCGCAGGCCTGGGGGCACTGGTGCTGCTCGGACTCGGCCTCTGCCTCAACCCGCCGCGCGAGCTGATGCGTGACGCCCTGCTCGGCGACAGTGCGGCTCTCAATGTCCGTACACTCTGGCTGATTGCGGCGATCGCGGCCGCTTCCGCACTGGTGACCGCCGTAGGACTGATCACATCGCGCCGGAGAGTCACTCCCTTCTGGGGCCGCTTCACGGAGATCGCCGAGGGCTTCGTCCTGCTGACGCTGGTCCCGCTGGCCCTGGCCGTCTTCGATGTCTACGCGACGGCTCGGGCGATGACCGGTAGGTGA
- a CDS encoding tetratricopeptide repeat protein, with product MRAKITYAVTAAVLVVYFVLVGSRGVLLIKHGTALTVTFGVAVLILPVIGVWFLWKNTQFVQRANCLAADLEAEGGLPADELKRTPGGRIDRDSADEVFARRKAETEDSPDDWRCWFRLAVAYHDARDTPRARKAMQRAIALHAGRPVSV from the coding sequence ATGCGAGCAAAGATCACTTACGCCGTCACGGCTGCCGTCCTGGTCGTCTATTTCGTCCTGGTCGGCAGCCGTGGCGTGCTCCTGATAAAGCACGGCACCGCGCTCACCGTCACCTTCGGTGTCGCGGTCCTGATCCTGCCGGTCATCGGCGTCTGGTTCCTCTGGAAGAACACTCAGTTCGTCCAGCGCGCCAACTGTCTGGCCGCCGACCTTGAGGCCGAAGGCGGCCTCCCCGCCGACGAGTTGAAGCGCACCCCGGGCGGTCGCATCGACCGCGACTCGGCCGACGAGGTCTTCGCCAGGCGCAAGGCCGAGACCGAGGACTCACCGGACGACTGGCGCTGCTGGTTCCGCCTCGCGGTGGCGTACCACGACGCCAGGGACACCCCGCGGGCACGCAAGGCGATGCAGCGCGCGATCGCCCTCCACGCGGGCAGGCCCGTCAGCGTCTAG
- a CDS encoding ribonuclease J, producing the protein MSHPHPELGAPPKLPKGGLRVTPLGGLGEIGRNMTVFEYNGRLLIVDCGVLFPEEEQPGIDLILPDFTSIRDRLDDIDGIVLTHGHEDHIGGVPYLLREKPDIPLIGSKLTLALIEAKLQEHRIRPYTLEVAEGDRERLGPFDCEFIAVNHSIPDALAVAVRTPAGMVVATGDFKMDQLPMDGRLTDLHAFARLSEEGIDLLLSDSTNAEVPGFVPPERDISNVIRGVFAGAQKRIIVASFASHVHRIQQILDAAHEYGRRVAFVGRSMVRNMGIARDLGYLKVPPGLVVDVKTLDDLPDNEVVLVCTGSQGEPMAALSRMANRDHQIRIVQGDTVILASSLIPGNENAVYRVINGLTRWGANVVHKGNAKVHVSGHASAGELLYFYNICKPKNLMPVHGEWRHLRANAELGALTGVPHDRIVIAEDGVVVDLVEGKAKIVGKVQAGYVYVDGLSVGDVTESSLKDRRILGDEGIISVFVVVDSSTGKITGGPHVQARGSGIDDSAFTAVIPRVQEVLEKSAQDGVVEPHQLQQLIRRTLGKWVSDNYRRRPMILPVVVEV; encoded by the coding sequence TTGAGTCATCCGCATCCTGAACTCGGCGCCCCGCCGAAGCTCCCGAAGGGCGGCCTGCGGGTCACGCCGCTCGGCGGCCTCGGTGAGATCGGCCGCAACATGACCGTCTTCGAGTACAACGGTCGCCTGCTGATCGTCGACTGCGGAGTGCTCTTCCCCGAGGAGGAGCAGCCCGGAATCGACCTGATCCTGCCGGACTTCACGTCCATCAGGGACCGCCTCGACGACATCGACGGCATCGTGCTCACGCACGGCCACGAGGACCACATCGGCGGTGTCCCGTATCTCCTCCGCGAGAAGCCGGACATCCCGCTGATCGGCTCCAAGCTGACCCTCGCGCTCATCGAGGCGAAGCTCCAGGAGCACCGCATCCGTCCGTACACGCTGGAGGTCGCCGAGGGTGACCGCGAGCGCCTCGGCCCGTTCGACTGCGAATTCATCGCGGTCAACCACTCCATCCCTGACGCCCTGGCCGTCGCCGTCCGCACCCCCGCGGGCATGGTCGTCGCCACCGGCGACTTCAAGATGGACCAGCTGCCGATGGACGGCCGCCTCACCGACCTGCACGCGTTCGCGCGGCTGAGCGAGGAGGGCATCGACCTTCTCCTCTCCGACTCGACGAACGCCGAGGTCCCGGGCTTCGTCCCGCCGGAGCGCGACATCTCGAACGTGATCCGGGGTGTCTTCGCCGGCGCCCAGAAGCGGATCATCGTCGCGAGCTTCGCCAGCCATGTGCACCGCATCCAGCAGATCCTGGACGCGGCCCACGAGTACGGCCGCAGGGTCGCCTTCGTCGGCCGCTCGATGGTCCGCAACATGGGCATCGCCCGGGACCTCGGCTACCTGAAGGTCCCGCCGGGCCTGGTGGTGGACGTCAAGACGCTGGACGACCTCCCGGACAACGAGGTCGTGCTCGTCTGCACGGGCTCGCAGGGCGAGCCGATGGCGGCCCTCTCCCGGATGGCCAACCGCGACCACCAGATCCGCATCGTCCAGGGCGACACGGTGATCCTGGCGTCGTCGCTCATCCCGGGCAACGAGAACGCGGTCTACCGCGTGATCAACGGCCTGACCCGCTGGGGCGCCAACGTCGTCCACAAGGGCAACGCGAAGGTGCACGTCTCCGGCCACGCCTCGGCCGGCGAGCTGCTGTACTTCTACAACATCTGCAAGCCCAAGAACCTGATGCCGGTGCACGGCGAATGGCGCCACCTGCGGGCCAACGCCGAGCTGGGCGCCCTCACCGGCGTCCCGCACGACCGCATCGTGATCGCCGAGGACGGTGTGGTCGTCGACCTCGTCGAGGGCAAGGCGAAGATCGTCGGCAAGGTCCAGGCGGGTTACGTCTACGTGGACGGCCTCTCCGTCGGCGACGTAACCGAGTCCTCCCTCAAGGACCGCAGGATTCTCGGGGACGAGGGCATCATCTCGGTCTTCGTGGTGGTGGACTCCAGCACCGGCAAGATCACCGGGGGCCCGCACGTCCAGGCCCGCGGCTCCGGCATCGACGACTCGGCGTTCACCGCGGTCATTCCGAGGGTCCAGGAGGTCCTCGAGAAGTCGGCCCAGGACGGCGTCGTGGAGCCCCACCAGCTGCAGCAACTCATCCGCCGCACGCTGGGCAAGTGGGTCTCGGACAACTACCGCCGACGCCCGATGATCTTGCCCGTGGTGGTCGAGGTCTGA
- the dapB gene encoding 4-hydroxy-tetrahydrodipicolinate reductase, whose protein sequence is MSKLRVAVIGAKGRIGSEAVRAVEAAEDLELVAALGRGDQLETLVETGAQAVVELTHPDAVMGNLEFCVRHGMHSVVGTTGWNDDRLAQLNTWLAASPETGVLIAPNFSIGAVLTMKFAQIAAPYFESVEVVELHHPNKADAPSGTAQRTAQLIAAARAEAGSAPQPDATVTALDGARGADVDGVPVHSVRLRGLLAHQEVLLGGEGETLTIRHDSLHHSSFMPGILLGVRRVVNTPGLTFGLEHFLDLN, encoded by the coding sequence ATGAGCAAGTTGCGCGTGGCGGTCATCGGGGCCAAGGGCCGGATCGGCTCCGAGGCCGTGCGAGCCGTCGAAGCCGCCGAGGACCTGGAACTGGTCGCGGCACTCGGCCGCGGCGACCAGTTGGAGACGCTGGTGGAGACCGGCGCCCAGGCCGTGGTCGAACTGACCCACCCCGACGCGGTGATGGGCAACCTCGAGTTCTGCGTACGCCATGGAATGCACTCCGTGGTCGGTACGACGGGCTGGAACGACGACCGCCTCGCGCAGCTGAACACGTGGCTGGCCGCATCCCCCGAGACGGGCGTCCTGATCGCACCGAACTTCTCCATCGGCGCGGTCCTCACCATGAAGTTCGCGCAGATCGCCGCGCCGTACTTCGAGTCCGTCGAGGTCGTCGAGCTGCACCACCCGAACAAGGCCGACGCCCCCAGCGGCACGGCCCAGCGCACCGCCCAGCTCATCGCGGCGGCGCGCGCGGAGGCGGGCAGCGCCCCGCAGCCGGATGCCACGGTGACGGCGCTCGACGGTGCCCGCGGCGCGGACGTCGACGGCGTTCCGGTGCACTCCGTGCGGCTGCGCGGCCTCCTGGCCCACCAGGAGGTCCTGCTCGGCGGCGAGGGCGAGACCCTCACCATCCGGCACGACTCGCTGCACCACAGCAGCTTCATGCCGGGCATCCTGCTCGGCGTACGCCGTGTGGTGAACACTCCGGGCCTCACGTTCGGCCTGGAACACTTCCTTGACCTGAACTGA
- a CDS encoding pitrilysin family protein, giving the protein MTSRSTTTTARPSSEGRAVARTQTLLKGKDGIGTVRRTTLPGGLRVVTETLPSVRSATFGIWANVGSRDETPSLNGATHYLEHLLFKGTKKRSALDISAALDAVGGEMNAFTAKEYTCYYARVLDTDLPLAIDVVCDMLTGSLILQEDVDAERGVILEEIAMTEDDPGDCVHDLFAHTMLGDTPLGRPVLGTEETINALTADRIRRFYKKHYDPTRLVVAAAGNVDHNKVVRQVRAAFDKAGALHRTDATPVIPRQGSRALRTAGRVEVINRKTEQAHVILGMPGLARTDERRWALGVLNTALGGGMSSRLFQEVREKRGLAYSVYSYTSGFADTGLFGVYAGCRPSQVHDVLKICRDELDQVAQNGLSDDEIGRAIGQLAGSTVLGLEDTGALMNRIGKSELCWGEQMSVDDMLAKIAAVTPDEVREVARDVLGHRPSLSAIGPLKDKQAARLHEAVS; this is encoded by the coding sequence GTGACGTCGCGTAGCACCACGACGACGGCCCGCCCCTCTTCGGAGGGGCGGGCCGTCGCCCGTACCCAAACCCTCCTCAAGGGCAAGGACGGCATCGGCACGGTCCGCCGTACGACGCTTCCGGGCGGCCTCCGCGTCGTCACCGAGACCCTGCCATCCGTACGCTCGGCGACCTTCGGGATCTGGGCGAACGTCGGCTCCCGCGACGAGACGCCGTCCCTGAACGGCGCCACGCACTACTTGGAGCACCTGCTCTTCAAGGGCACCAAGAAGCGCAGCGCGCTCGACATCTCGGCCGCGCTCGACGCGGTCGGCGGCGAGATGAACGCCTTCACGGCGAAGGAGTACACGTGCTACTACGCGCGCGTGCTCGACACCGACCTGCCGCTGGCCATCGACGTCGTCTGCGACATGCTGACGGGCTCCCTGATCCTCCAGGAGGACGTCGACGCCGAGCGCGGCGTCATCCTCGAAGAGATCGCGATGACCGAGGACGACCCGGGCGACTGTGTGCACGACCTGTTCGCGCACACGATGCTCGGCGACACCCCCCTCGGCCGCCCGGTCCTCGGCACCGAGGAGACGATCAACGCCCTCACTGCCGACCGGATCCGCCGCTTCTACAAGAAGCACTACGACCCCACGCGTCTGGTGGTCGCCGCCGCGGGCAACGTCGACCACAACAAGGTCGTACGCCAGGTCCGCGCCGCCTTCGACAAGGCGGGCGCCCTCCACCGCACCGACGCGACGCCGGTCATCCCGCGCCAGGGCTCCCGCGCGCTGCGCACGGCGGGCCGCGTCGAGGTCATCAACCGCAAGACCGAGCAGGCCCACGTCATCCTCGGCATGCCGGGCCTGGCCCGCACCGACGAGCGCCGCTGGGCCCTCGGGGTCCTGAACACCGCGCTCGGCGGCGGCATGTCGTCCCGCCTCTTCCAGGAGGTCAGGGAGAAGCGCGGCCTTGCGTACAGCGTGTACTCGTACACGTCGGGCTTCGCCGACACCGGCCTCTTCGGCGTGTACGCGGGCTGCCGCCCGAGCCAGGTGCACGACGTACTGAAGATCTGCCGCGACGAACTCGACCAGGTCGCCCAGAACGGCCTGAGCGACGACGAGATCGGCCGCGCGATCGGCCAGCTCGCGGGCTCCACCGTCCTCGGTCTCGAGGACACCGGCGCGCTGATGAACCGCATCGGCAAGAGCGAGCTGTGCTGGGGCGAGCAGATGTCGGTCGACGACATGCTGGCCAAGATCGCGGCGGTCACCCCGGACGAGGTCCGTGAGGTCGCCCGCGACGTCCTGGGCCACCGCCCGTCGCTGTCGGCCATCGGCCCGCTGAAGGACAAGCAGGCCGCCCGCCTGCACGAAGCGGTCTCCTAA
- the thyX gene encoding FAD-dependent thymidylate synthase, translating to MSETPTEDLKPNFRSEVTVELVKHAATDSDVLWAARVSTAGEQSLEELQKDPERSKGLINYLMRDRHGSPFEHNSMTFFISAPIFVFREFMRHRVGWSYNEESGRYRELQPTFYVPDASRKLVQEGRPGKYVFVEGTQAQQELTGRVMEDSYRQAYEAYQQMLAAGVAREVARAVLPVGLFSSMYATCNARSLMHFLGLRTQHELAKVPSFPQREIEMVGEKMEEQWARLMPLTHAAFNKNGRVAP from the coding sequence GTGAGCGAGACCCCCACCGAAGACCTCAAGCCCAACTTCCGCAGCGAGGTCACCGTCGAGCTGGTGAAGCACGCCGCGACCGACTCCGACGTCCTGTGGGCCGCACGTGTCTCGACCGCCGGCGAGCAGTCCCTCGAGGAGCTCCAGAAGGACCCGGAGCGCTCCAAGGGCCTGATCAACTACCTGATGCGGGACCGCCACGGCAGCCCCTTCGAGCACAACTCGATGACGTTCTTCATCAGTGCCCCGATCTTCGTCTTCCGCGAGTTCATGCGGCACCGCGTGGGCTGGTCGTACAACGAAGAGTCGGGTCGCTACAGGGAGCTCCAGCCGACGTTCTACGTCCCGGACGCCTCCCGCAAGCTGGTCCAGGAGGGCCGCCCGGGCAAGTACGTCTTCGTCGAGGGCACCCAGGCCCAGCAGGAGCTCACGGGCCGCGTCATGGAGGACTCCTACCGCCAGGCGTACGAGGCGTATCAGCAGATGCTCGCCGCGGGTGTCGCCCGCGAAGTCGCCCGCGCGGTCCTGCCGGTCGGCCTGTTCTCGTCGATGTACGCGACGTGCAACGCCCGTTCCCTGATGCACTTCCTCGGCCTGCGCACGCAGCACGAGCTCGCCAAGGTCCCGTCCTTCCCGCAGCGGGAGATCGAGATGGTCGGCGAGAAGATGGAGGAGCAGTGGGCCCGGCTGATGCCGCTCACCCACGCGGCCTTCAACAAGAACGGGCGTGTGGCTCCGTAA
- a CDS encoding polyribonucleotide nucleotidyltransferase, producing MENETHYAEAVIDNGTFGTRTIRFETGRLAKQAAGSAVAYLDDDTMVLSATTASKRPKDQLDFFPLTVDVEERQYAAGKIPGSFFRREGRPSEDAILTCRLIDRPLRPSFKKGLRNEIQIVETIMALNPDHLYDVVAINAASCSTQLAGLPFSGPIGGTRVALIKGQWVAFPTHTELEDAVFDMVVAGRVLEDGDVAIMMVEAEATEKTIELVKGGAEAPTEEVVAAGLEAAKPFIKVLCKAQSDLAAKAAKPTGEFPVFLDYEDDVLEALTAAVKSELSQALTIAGKQEREAELDRIKEIAAEKLLPQFEGREKEISGAYRALTKKLVRERVIKDKVRIDGRGVTDIRTLAAEVEAIPRVHGSALFERGETQILGVTTLNMLRMEQQLDTLSPVTRKRYMHNYNFPPYSVGETGRVGSPKRREIGHGALAERAIVPVLPSREEFPYAIRQVSEALGSNGSTSMGSVCASTMSLLNAGVPLKAAVAGIAMGLISQEIDGQTHYVALTDILGAEDAFGDMDFKVAGTKQFVTALQLDTKLDGIPASVLAAALKQARDARLHILDVMNEAIDVPDEMSPNAPRIITVKIPVDKIGEVIGPKGKMINQIQEDTGADITIEDDGTIYIGAADGPAAEAARATINGIANPTMPEVGERYLGTVVKTTTFGAFVSLLPGKDGLLHISQIRKLAGGKRVENVEDVLGVGHKVQVEIAEIDSRGKLSLIPVIEGEEGDDQKDDTDK from the coding sequence GTGGAGAACGAGACCCACTACGCCGAGGCTGTTATCGACAACGGCACTTTCGGCACCCGCACCATCCGCTTCGAGACGGGCCGCCTGGCCAAGCAGGCCGCCGGCTCCGCCGTTGCGTACCTGGACGACGACACCATGGTGCTGTCGGCCACCACCGCTTCCAAGCGGCCCAAGGACCAGCTCGACTTCTTCCCCCTCACGGTGGACGTCGAGGAGCGGCAGTACGCCGCCGGCAAGATCCCCGGTTCGTTCTTCCGTCGTGAGGGTCGCCCCTCCGAGGACGCGATCCTGACCTGCCGCCTGATCGACCGCCCGCTGCGTCCTTCCTTCAAGAAGGGCCTGCGCAACGAGATCCAGATCGTCGAGACGATCATGGCGCTCAACCCCGACCACCTGTACGACGTGGTCGCGATCAACGCCGCCTCCTGCTCCACGCAGCTGGCCGGCCTGCCCTTCTCCGGCCCGATCGGCGGCACCCGTGTCGCGCTGATCAAGGGCCAGTGGGTCGCGTTCCCGACGCACACCGAGCTCGAGGACGCCGTCTTCGACATGGTCGTCGCCGGTCGCGTCCTCGAGGACGGCGACGTCGCGATCATGATGGTCGAGGCCGAGGCCACCGAGAAGACCATCGAGCTCGTCAAGGGCGGCGCCGAGGCGCCGACCGAAGAGGTCGTGGCCGCCGGTCTCGAGGCCGCGAAGCCCTTCATCAAGGTCCTGTGCAAGGCCCAGTCGGACCTCGCCGCCAAGGCCGCCAAGCCCACCGGCGAGTTCCCGGTCTTCCTGGACTACGAGGACGACGTCCTGGAGGCGCTCACCGCCGCCGTGAAGTCGGAGCTCTCCCAGGCGCTGACCATCGCCGGCAAGCAGGAGCGCGAGGCCGAGCTGGACCGCATCAAGGAGATCGCCGCCGAGAAGCTGCTCCCGCAGTTCGAGGGCCGCGAGAAGGAGATCTCCGGTGCCTACCGCGCGCTGACCAAGAAGCTGGTCCGCGAGCGCGTCATCAAGGACAAGGTCCGCATCGACGGCCGTGGCGTCACGGACATCCGTACGCTCGCCGCCGAGGTCGAGGCCATCCCGCGCGTGCACGGTTCGGCGCTGTTCGAGCGTGGCGAGACCCAGATCCTGGGCGTCACCACCCTCAACATGCTCCGCATGGAGCAGCAGCTCGACACCCTTTCCCCGGTGACGCGCAAGCGCTACATGCACAACTACAACTTCCCGCCCTACTCGGTCGGCGAGACGGGCCGTGTCGGTTCGCCCAAGCGCCGCGAGATCGGCCACGGCGCGCTCGCCGAGCGCGCGATCGTGCCGGTCCTGCCGTCGCGCGAGGAGTTCCCGTACGCGATCCGTCAGGTCTCCGAGGCCCTCGGGTCGAATGGCTCGACGTCCATGGGTTCGGTCTGTGCCTCCACGATGTCGCTGCTGAACGCCGGTGTCCCGCTGAAGGCCGCCGTCGCCGGTATCGCCATGGGTCTGATCTCCCAGGAGATCGACGGCCAGACGCACTACGTGGCCCTCACCGACATCCTCGGTGCGGAGGACGCGTTCGGTGACATGGACTTCAAGGTCGCCGGTACGAAGCAGTTCGTCACCGCGCTGCAGCTCGACACCAAGCTCGACGGCATCCCCGCCTCGGTCCTGGCCGCCGCGCTGAAGCAGGCCCGTGACGCGCGTCTGCACATCCTCGACGTGATGAACGAGGCGATCGACGTTCCGGACGAGATGTCCCCGAACGCGCCGCGCATCATCACCGTCAAGATCCCGGTGGACAAGATCGGTGAGGTCATCGGCCCGAAGGGCAAGATGATCAACCAGATCCAGGAGGACACCGGCGCCGACATCACGATCGAGGACGACGGCACCATCTACATCGGTGCCGCCGACGGACCGGCCGCCGAGGCCGCCCGCGCCACGATCAACGGCATCGCCAACCCGACCATGCCGGAGGTCGGCGAGCGCTACCTGGGCACGGTCGTCAAGACGACCACCTTCGGTGCGTTCGTGTCCCTGCTCCCGGGCAAGGACGGTCTGCTGCACATCTCGCAGATCCGCAAGCTCGCCGGCGGCAAGCGCGTGGAGAACGTCGAGGACGTCCTCGGTGTGGGCCATAAGGTCCAGGTCGAGATCGCCGAGATCGACTCCCGCGGCAAGCTCTCCCTCATCCCCGTCATCGAGGGCGAAGAGGGCGACGACCAGAAGGACGACACCGACAAGTGA
- the dapA gene encoding 4-hydroxy-tetrahydrodipicolinate synthase, with product MAPTSTPQTPFGRVLTAMVTPFTADGALDLDGAQRLAVHLVDAGNDGLVINGTTGESPTTSNAEKAELVRAVVEAVGDRAHVVAGVGTNDTRHSIELARDAERVGADGLLTVTPYYNKPPQEGLLRHFTAIADSTELPVMLYDIPGRSGVPINTETIVRLAEHPRIVANKDAKGDLGRASWAIARSGLAWYSGDDMLNLPLLSVGACGFVSVVSHVVTPELRAMIDAYSTGDVQKATEIHQKLLPVFTGMFRTQGVITTKAALTLQGRPAGPLRLPLVELSPDETAQLKIDLAAGGVQL from the coding sequence ATGGCTCCGACCTCCACTCCGCAGACCCCCTTCGGGAGGGTCCTCACCGCCATGGTCACGCCCTTTACGGCGGACGGCGCACTCGACCTCGACGGCGCGCAGCGGCTCGCCGTCCACCTGGTGGACGCAGGCAATGACGGCCTCGTCATCAACGGGACCACCGGCGAGTCCCCCACCACCAGCAACGCGGAGAAAGCCGAGCTCGTACGAGCCGTAGTGGAGGCAGTCGGAGACCGCGCCCACGTCGTCGCGGGCGTCGGCACGAACGACACGCGTCACAGCATCGAGCTCGCCCGTGACGCCGAGCGGGTCGGCGCGGACGGCCTCCTCACGGTCACGCCGTACTACAACAAGCCCCCGCAGGAGGGCCTGCTCCGGCACTTCACCGCGATCGCGGACAGCACCGAGCTGCCGGTCATGCTCTACGACATCCCCGGACGCAGCGGCGTACCGATCAACACCGAGACGATCGTCCGCCTCGCCGAGCACCCCCGGATCGTCGCGAACAAGGACGCCAAGGGCGACCTCGGCCGCGCCAGCTGGGCCATCGCCCGCTCCGGCCTCGCCTGGTACTCCGGCGACGACATGCTCAACCTCCCGCTGCTCTCCGTCGGCGCCTGCGGTTTCGTCTCCGTCGTCAGCCACGTCGTCACCCCGGAACTGCGCGCCATGATCGACGCGTACTCCACGGGTGACGTGCAGAAGGCCACCGAGATCCACCAGAAGCTGCTCCCGGTCTTCACGGGCATGTTCCGTACGCAGGGCGTGATCACCACCAAGGCGGCGCTCACCCTGCAGGGCCGCCCCGCGGGCCCGCTGCGGCTGCCCCTCGTCGAGCTGTCCCCCGACGAGACGGCCCAGCTCAAGATCGATCTCGCCGCCGGCGGGGTACAGCTCTAA
- the rpsO gene encoding 30S ribosomal protein S15: MSLDAATKKQIMTEFGQKEGDTGSPEVQVAMLSRRISDLTEHLKTHKHDHHSRRGLLILVGQRRRLLQYLAKKDIQRFRALVDRLGIRRGAAGAK, from the coding sequence GTGTCGCTCGACGCCGCTACGAAGAAGCAGATCATGACCGAGTTCGGCCAGAAGGAGGGCGACACCGGCTCCCCCGAGGTCCAGGTCGCCATGCTCTCCCGCCGCATCTCGGACCTGACCGAGCACCTCAAGACCCACAAGCACGACCACCACTCCCGTCGTGGTCTGCTGATCCTGGTCGGTCAGCGCCGCCGTCTGCTGCAGTACCTGGCCAAGAAGGACATCCAGCGCTTCCGTGCGCTGGTGGACCGTCTGGGCATCCGTCGCGGTGCGGCGGGCGCGAAGTAA
- a CDS encoding PH domain-containing protein: MPLPFLTADRAFDEAAEDAALPFDDRDHWRRPYRPGPWRVGAAALLLLLASYVLVAAVIIAFADSLAGAAVCAGLAAAIIASALRLLRMGTWVSAHGLRRVAFLTTQTVPWEQVVTVRTTQQPVRWMGLPRTVQGQALVLVRRDQQTDGQAPLLTDRNADFLARHEAFDRAADSIEVWADEYRRTA; the protein is encoded by the coding sequence GTGCCCCTGCCCTTCCTGACGGCGGACCGCGCCTTTGACGAGGCAGCGGAAGACGCCGCCCTGCCGTTCGACGATCGCGACCACTGGCGGCGTCCCTACCGGCCAGGACCGTGGCGGGTGGGGGCCGCGGCGCTGCTTCTGCTGCTCGCCTCGTACGTCCTGGTCGCCGCCGTGATCATCGCGTTCGCCGACTCCCTCGCGGGGGCGGCAGTCTGTGCGGGGCTCGCGGCGGCCATCATCGCGAGCGCGCTGCGGCTGCTGCGCATGGGCACGTGGGTGAGCGCGCACGGGCTGCGCCGCGTGGCCTTCCTGACGACGCAGACCGTGCCGTGGGAGCAGGTCGTGACGGTGCGTACGACGCAGCAGCCCGTGCGGTGGATGGGGCTGCCCCGCACCGTGCAGGGGCAGGCACTCGTTCTCGTACGCCGTGATCAGCAGACCGACGGGCAGGCGCCGTTGCTCACCGACCGCAACGCCGACTTCCTCGCCCGGCACGAGGCCTTCGACCGGGCGGCCGACTCCATCGAGGTGTGGGCCGACGAGTACCGCCGCACCGCCTGA